The sequence below is a genomic window from Cucumis melo cultivar AY chromosome 5, USDA_Cmelo_AY_1.0, whole genome shotgun sequence.
CCTCACCATTCCCACCATTCCCTTCAACATACATATAATACTTCAAACAAAACGCAAGAACAAGAACAACCCACTCCAAACAAAAGATCAATCCACTCAATCCGCCACCCAATTTCAAAATCACCGATCCATCTTCCTCTCGGACATATGATTTCAGTTCACCCAGGAAGTCGCCGGTTCTAGTGAAGACGAGGACGGTGACGGAGCCTTGGAAGATGGCGGTAAGGACGGTGAAGACCATGTGGACGCCGAACCAGCGGCCGGTAGAGGCAGATGCCATGGCGCAGCCAGAGACGGCGCCGGCAATGGTGAAGGCGTggaggaagatgatgaagaagccACAAACGGAAGGGACAAGACGGAGGGAGAGGGTGAGGAAGATGCAGCTGGAGGCAGCGCCGAGGAGGATGTAGTTACAGAGGAGGAAGAGCTTGTGGATGTTGTAGTGTGACCTAGAAACAGAGGTTGAAGATGAAGGTGAAAGACCCATTGGTGAGGGAGAGAAGGGATTGGATTGGTGATTGCAGGTAACAGGTAATT
It includes:
- the LOC103485869 gene encoding uncharacterized protein LOC103485869, yielding MGLSPSSSTSVSRSHYNIHKLFLLCNYILLGAASSCIFLTLSLRLVPSVCGFFIIFLHAFTIAGAVSGCAMASASTGRWFGVHMVFTVLTAIFQGSVTVLVFTRTGDFLGELKSYVREEDGSVILKLGGGLSGLIFCLEWVVLVLAFCLKYYMYVEGNGGNGEGLKRSAKVQQFEDSTWAAPFPV